cagtagagcatgcgacttttgatcttggggttgtaaattcaagccccaggtggggtatagagattgcttaaaaaagaaaaaaggtaactatgtgaggagatgatatgttaattagcttgactgtagtaatcatttcattatgtatataGCTATcaaattaatatgtattaaatatatagttttctttttttaagatttatttatttatttcagagagggggtgggcagagggaaagggagagagaatcccaagcacactccccactgagcaggaaacccaacttggggcctgatctcatgatgctgagatcacgacctgagtggaaatcaagtgttggatgctcaattgtgtgagccacccaggagcccttaatatatatttttaaactaaatgtataaaaagatatgtaacttattcttaaaagataatagagatataaagtatttcaaaagttataaataatatacaattgATAACTGTTATTATAGTATCTGAACAAAGACTTTAAAGGAATatccataataaaaatgaatatttggtgtgttaaaaaaaaaaaagaatgccagatTATTAGGACAATCCAGGTTCGTGATTTCCCAAGGCACCATCTTTGTGATTTTGAGCAATCTATTTGCTGGCCCTTGGTTCCCTCAATTGAAAAAAGAGCTGCTGGCCCTTTCACCTCTGAAattatatgaattatttatatcGGACTGTATACTTAAAAGTGACCCTCAGACCTTAAGGGATCACAGACTCCAAgccctcattttaaagatgaagaaactgcagTTTCTTTAGGAGCATGCCCCTATCTAAGATCACAGACATAGTGATGGAAATGTCGAGTCTTTTGGGGTGATTTCCTGATGATTCCGAAATCTCAGTGTTTATGTTACCCATTCTATTTGGTTACACTGTGGCTTTTCTTGACTTCAGCTGTGACAAAACTTTGAGAAAGTTGTTTAGTTGAAAAGCTGCCTAACATTATGAAGGTGGGGGAATGATCAGTTCCCCCACactgagcagaaataaatgaacaaattaagaGTATCCCTAGatgttcacttttctttttttgctgttaCAGACAAGATATCACAGAATGGCCAAGACCCACAATTAAGGACCTACTTGAAAACCTTCTTTGAAGTAAAGCCCCACTCGTAGTGACCTTCTGAATGTTTTCCTGAGACTATCCTAATTCACTATTAATGGGAGAGAAAGTACTGTATCTCAGGCAACGGGATCAAGCCCGGGATTCAGCTTAAGTGGCTTGCAGACATTTTCATTGCTGGAGTTAGTAATTATTGTTTCAAACTTCCTTTTACAGGATAGCTAACAGCCAGGAAAAATATAgtggaaaatgcaaaacaacGAAATTATAAAACCTGCCAAATACTTCTCGGAGTTGGAAAAGAGCATCCTGCTTGCTTTGGTAGAAAAGTACAAATATGTGCTGGAATGTAAGAAAAGTGATGCGCGAACTATTGCACTCAAGCAGCGTACCTGGCAGGCGCTTGCCCATGAATACAACTCTCAGCCAAGTGTGTCACTGCGGGATTTCAAACAGCTGAAGAAGTGCTGGGAGAACATCAAGGCTCGGACCAAAAAGATTATGGCccatgagaggagagagaaggtgaAACGGAGCGTCAGCCCTCTCCTGAGCACGCACGTCCTGGGGAAGGAGAAGATCACCAGCATGCTGCCGGAGCAGCTCTACTTCCTGCAGAGCCCTCCAGAAGAGGAGCCCGAGTACCACCCGGACAACGCAGCCCAAGGTATGGCTTCCAGCAGGCGTGGTCTCTCTGGGTGCCTGCTTGACGTTTTAGTTTTAAGATCTTTAATTTCGAGGGAGTTTGTTAAAGAGAAACTTTTCATGTCAAACTTGATTTTTCCCAATTCAAAATCTCCAGATTGCATAGAACATAAAAACAAGAGGACCAggatccctggggtggctcaccctgcctttggcacagggtgtgatcctggggacctgggatgaagtccagctttgggctccctgcatggagcctgcttctccccctgcttgtgtctctgcctctctctctctgtgtgtgtgtgtctctcatgaataaataaataaaatattaacaaaacaaaacaagaggacCTGTTGATATCCTTGTTCTAGGGtctctctcatctttattatgaagaataaggaaaaataaagggcTCTATTAATACAGCTATTAATAAAGTACCTCAGTTGCTTATCTCAGCCTACGTCATccatattaaagaaaatttctttgagaatttatatttattcaatcttattttttttaaagattttatttatttatttgacagagagcacacacaagcagagggagaggggaaggagactctgtgctgagcaggcaTCTCCTTCCCtaggatcccagaaccctgagattatgacctgagccaaaatcaagagacggagttttattaatttatttattcttaaagattttatttaaagtttgcAGAAGACACACTGTAAAGCAGAGAAATATTCCTAGGGAGGCCAGAGGGCTGCTCCCAGGACCTAGCAAGCACTGGCCTAGGAAAACTATGATCTTTGGCTTGCAGGATGAGAAATTCACTTATTAGCGTTCCCAGACTAGACTGAGTTCTGAGGGAGTGGTTAATTATAAGTCACAAGAAACTGTCTAAAACTAAGAATATTTTCCATGTGGAGTGAAAAAGATGGTAACCAAGTGAATTGAATACATGTTTTTAGTTAGCACATTTTTTCCCACTATAGGCAGATCATCCTGGGgataattaaaaatttgtttgctGATCGTTTGACCAAGATTAAGTCCAGGGAGCCATTTGGACAGCCATAGTGTCATGAACATCACATATTGTTTTCCAGTGCAGAAACCCTGTGTGAGTTTTGATTCTTGAGTTCCCAAGCCAGGGTACCCCCCAGCAGATAGTGTTTGGGTGGACACTGCCAACTTTCTCTCTTACCTCTCCTTGTTAGCATTTATTGTGGATGGAATGCACTGCTAATTGACAGTGTCTGTCTCCTGGCCTCAGAGCCATTCACTCTCGGCAGGCAGTGAAGGGAGTGGtgctgagggagagaggcaggtgaATCAGCCCGGCTGCTTTTCAAATTGTTTAGTTCCCTGAGAGATGTTGCTGAAGAAGATGCTGGTATAGACTGCTTTCACTTAATGTTGCAAATCTTTGATCTTAATTATTGTGTATTGACTTCATAGCGTTATTCTAAGGGGACAGTCGTATTTCCCCACTTTCAAATTCTAGAGTAGGATCTGGAAAGTTCATtccaaaaacttttttctttcttttcagaggAAATGAtgtcattcatttactcataaaCACAATTTATAAATTTCCAGTGAGAAGGGAACAAATATGAATTCTCAGTGTCCTTCTGTAGTGACATTTCTAGAGATTCACACTTgtaaaaaagattgtttttaaattgaatgtTTGTACCTATATGACATGGGAGACTTCTCTTTTTGCTGGTGACGATCAAAGTACAGCCTATGCTGACTATTCCTGTTTCTAGGTCACATCTGGAGGTCAGTGGAGAACCGTGGTGCTTTGTCAGTTGGGAAGTGTGTCCAAAGTAATCTGTTAACACTAGTAGATAAGGTACTGGAATTCTCTTTATCCATTAAAACAGCCTTGAGGTTACCTCATTTTGTATTTCAACttattttcaagaaagaagaagaaagctatAATTGTCATTTATCCCTTCTGGGGCTTGGTGGGGAAAAAGTTGAAAACTTGCATTAGGATATGGCTTTCATTTTGTGGTGTGTATTTTGACAcatagactgtgtgtgtgtgtgtgtgtgtgtgtgtgtgttttactgtAGTCTCTAACTCTGTGCTATCTAGTACAGTAGCCCCAAGAGGCTAgtaaacacttgaaatgtgggtGGGCTGAATTGAGATATGCTCTTGCATATATACACTGTATTATCAAGACTTAATACCAagaacagaaagtagaaaatcttactgataatttttattttgattacacgttgaaatgataatattttatattggataaaaatatattattaaaattaatttcacctccttttactttttttaggtggctatgagaaaattttaaattacacaagCAGCTCGTATTATAGTTCTATTGGACAGTACTGTTCTCACACCTTACAGAGTAGTGCCTGTTACAGAATTAGATGATTAGAGATTTGTTGAAATTTGTTGAACAGGATGGAGCCTGGCAGTATTCCACTAGAGGCCTCTCTCCAACTGTTTCTGTGTGAGATGGTTTCGGCTGTGTCATCTTGATCACCATCCCCTGGATATTCTTAGCTTTGTCCATGACTTTCTTGAGATGTGCATCTGTATTTGAACATGGTAGTCTTAAATTTTAACTCTAAGGAATTATTCTAAGGAATAATTTAAGGTAGTCTTAAATTTTAACTCTAAGAATAACTCTAAGTCTTAAATTTTAACTCTAAGGAATAAAAAACCCCagcatttttcccccttaaatatATTGAAACAATTTGTACCCTATAGATTTATAATATGTGATCATTTGACTGTGATACATATCTCTTGTTATCGTGGGGGAACAGGTTTGCAGAACAAACTAAGGGAGCCAACAAAATGTGCTAGAGGTGGAAAGGAGAGTAGGATGACCAAATGtcaaatacatttaagaaaactaagctttcaaaaaaaaaaaaaacctaagcttTCAAGTAGTACTCAACTATCTTAAGAAAACTGATATTTAGTTTCATATGCTGTTATATAATACTTATTATTCTTCTATTATAAAGCTATAAGTGAATAATGCAAACATAGGTACACAAGGCTATAATTAAATAATGCAAACATTTATTAGTAAATTCCATGATTAATCACTTTTTAATCTAATCCTCTTCTTTTGGGGATGGGAACTCCAGTACAGGGACTGAGTTGTAGTTCTAGTCATGGCACATTAACATCATTGGTCTGTGTAAAGCCCCccttttttgtgttatttatgcatttattcccTTGTTATTATCACCATTAACCAcgttcattcttttcttctgcctcctAATCATTCCAATGTGCTTGTGTATTCTCTCACATGTCCTTGACAGCAGGTATtttgtatgcatgtattttaaatatgcaaaatctgaactaaaatcaagagtcagatgcttaacctgactCAGCCAGGTCTTCCTATCCATTTTGCACAAGATTAAGTTGTTTTCTACTTCGGGTGACTTTGTGTTACCTGGGAGAGAGATTGCATGGTTTGTGTTTGCAGCAGGTTGCCATTCCCAGGATAGCCTTTTTCCAATTAAGAGAAGATTCTCCCCATCTGAACACTAGCTTCCATTCATTGGAGCTAATATTTGTGTGAAAGTTAATTAACTACTCCATCAGGCTCTTCTAGTTTTAAGCTTCAGCTTCTGCCAGAGTTTTCTTAAGAGGCctgaattgttttttctttaaaatttatacattaGCACACATTTAAACTAAAAAAGGACAGTTAAAAGTAGAGTCCTTTCTCTGCTCCCAGACATGACCATACTTGTCTTCGTGTTCACAGTTCTATAGAGACAAATTTGGAGATCAACATTTTAACTGTGTGCTCATATTCTTAATGATAGAGCATTTTGTAGTAGATACAACTTGGAGGTAGCATTTTTAAGATGCCTGAGTGATCAGCTGAGCAAGTGAGGCAGGAAGAAGCTGGGTGTTGTAGTAGTTGAGCTTGGATTTTGGAGTCACACAAACCTGGATTAGAGTCCTGGTTCTTTCAATTAGCCAAATGACTTTGGATattgtgtttggttttcttttctttttttttttttaagattttatttatatattcatgagagacacacacacacacagagagagagagagagagagagagaggcagagacacaggcagagggagatgcagggagcctgatgtgggacttgatgccgggtctccaggatcacaccctgggttgataggcggcactaaaccgccgagccacctggactgccccgtGTTTGGTTTCCTGTAATACCTCTCTTGGAAGATTGTTGTAACAATTAAGTGAGGTGATGCTGCAAAGCACTAGCCTTGTGCCTGGTTAGCTACTCAGAAAATGGTAGCTgccttcatcatcatcatcatcatcatcatcatcatcaggccCCTAAAGCCTGGAATAGTTgagataaaaatttagaaatgggGAGAGATGAGCAGCATCATGAGGGCATGAACGTTAAAGACTTAGAGGACTGTGCAGAACTACCCTCTGGAATGgaatcaaagaaaagaagaggctAGAGGTCCCACAAAATGTCTATGTGTCCAGCCTTCAAAGAAGACACTTTCAGATCTCATAGTAGATGGGAAGCAGGTGAGGTAATCCTCTTTACAGTTGTTCACATCTGAGGGACCCTATTCTCGGGGCAAAGCCTTTCCCATTCCCTCGTCCTGTGCCTTGGCTCTCCATTCAGAACACGGTCCTGTATACCCTGTTGTGCTGAGTTGAGAGAGATGTGATCCCCTGCAACCAGTTCATTCCCATACCTTTTGGACATGGCCAGCAGTGTCCAGGCCATAGTGGGTTCTCCTCGAGGACGAACAATAGACAGTTTCTGTCTTCACAGTAGGCAGAGACCTGAGGGGGACATAGTTAAGCCACCAGTTTTAACAAGTGCCGTGCCAGAGGTAGGCTCAGGAGGCAGCAAGAATGTGAAGGCAGGACATCTAATTAAAGCCATAGCCCTCGGAGTTGGGAAAGATTCCTAGGGAGACATCTTCACTATCTCTGGATGACACAGAAGTACTTTTAACCTTCTCCTTCAGAAGCGAGACATCTACCTTTCCTTTCATCTTAATTAGGGACCAGTTATGGTAGTTGCGTAACCCCTTGGagtaaaataaaccaaacagGAGCCATTTCCCTTTTATTAACAGAGTATTACGAGTTAGGTTTCCCCCAGCAGCCGTTAACATTCCCGGCATCCCATCTTCTGGAATAATGGAGTGGACTTATAACATAATCAACTCTGTTAataaattgatattatttttctccaagGAGACAATTCTCATTATTGGAAACATAAAGCATCCCAAGAAAGCCTTGGAGTCACAGCTGGAAGACTCCATAGGTTAGTGGAGTTAGTGTCTTCCTTATTGAAACTCCTTAATTGATAAAATGTCATTGCCCTATAAAAATACTAGTGCAAATGTGGCACCAGCTAAAATGGCAGCCTTTTGTATCCATAAGCTCTTCTCCCTTTGTGTTCAGAGCTtcagccaataaatatttactaggCATCCTCTGTGTACCAAGCAAAATAATTGGTACCCAaggataaaagaaatgaataagcaTGGTCCACAGTAATACTAGGATGTGGTAAGTGCCTTAACAGTAGAGTACTcatagagaaaggagagatctgGGGTTTCACAGATGCTGGACAAAGTAGGGGTTGGGGAGAGTTTAAAAAGGAGAGTCTGGAGTAAATGCAGGTTTAAAGGAGGCACAGGGCCCTGggttgggggagagaggggagagatgAATAATTAGCCCAGCTTCCAGCTGAAGGAACAGAGGCAGAATTGTGAAAAAGAGCTTGGCTTTTAAAGAATATGAAGCCTGTAGTAGGATTGCAGGGCGCCCAGGGTATTTTTGAATAAAGGAAGGTCAGAACAATGAAAACAGAGCCAAAGATGGGAACCCCAGGGGGATATTAAAGGTGAGGAGTGGATGCAGCAAGAGTCTTAGTCCTGGAAGGAGGCTTGAGAAGGAGCAATCAGAGAGGAAGTGTCGAAAACTGATCAGAGAGCCATGGTGCAGAAGCTAAGGAAGACATTTCAAGGATTGTTAAGTGCTAGGGAGAGGTTACGTAAGAGGGGCACTGAAAAGTTTCTTTGAGATCTGGATGTTGCCCCCCAGATGGCAGTGCTAGAGGTAACAGCCAAATGTTAGAGATTGCAGAGAAATGATGTGCTAGGAGGTTAGGCCGGGGAATGTAGACTCGCCTTTCAAGGAACATCCGTGAGGTGGCTCTCCAGGGGTAAGACCCGTGACCAGGAAAAGGAGCAGTGGCACCGTTGTGGAAATCGAATGTAATAAGTGTTCACGGTTGGATGAGAGCCCGAGATGGGGAGATCAGATGGAGGGAGAACTTAATCTGAAAACCCACTGCTGGCCTCGTGCCGTGGCCTTCTGCTCCCTCAGAGTTGTGCACATTCCCCTTTAGAACTTAGATCAACATAACAGGGTCTCCAGTTCTGGATCAGCATAGTCTTGAGCCACTGTTCCCATAGTTCACAGTTCTAGAAGTGACATGACAAAACTCTTTATCATTACTTCTGAAGGGAACACTGGTTTTGACTTGTGGGTTTTTCAAAAGTCAGGCATGGCAAGGGTACCCATAGACACGCAGGCTCATGCAGACGCTGTTTCCGCTACTTCCTGTGATGGGGGACCTGCCATTTGAAATAGGATCGATTTACTCTTTGCCTGTAAAATCTTTGAACGTATATGTTTTCTGCTACTGTTTTTCAGAATCATTTGCTGTTTCAAATAGAGAACTGTGCGATGATGAGAAAGAGTTCATACATTTTCCAGTGTGTGAAGGGACCTCTCAACCTGAACCCTCGTGTTCAGCTGTCAGAATCACAGCCAATAAACACTACAGGAGCAAAACCTCTCAGGAAGGTGCTTTAAAAAAGATGCATGAGGAAGAACACCATCAACAAATGTCCATCTTACAGCTGCAGCTGATACAAATGAACGAGGTGCATGTGGCCAAAATCCAGCAGATAGAGCGGGAGTGTGagatggcagaggaggagcaCAGGATAAAAATGGAAGTTCTCAATAAAAAGAAGATGTATTGGGAAAGAAAGCTACAAACTTTCACCAAGGAGTGGCCTGTCTCCTCATTTAACCGGCCCTTTCCCAATTCACCCTAAGACTGCGGGGGTCGGCTCCCTTGTAACCAGCCCATGTGGGCAAAGAAAGCCTGGAACGTGAACTTGCGGTCAGGAACTTGTAACAGAGCTACAAGTAGGAAACTTAGAGCGGTAGTAGTCGCGTATTTAAGAATACATTCAGGTAAACAGCCAGCCGCACCCTGTGTACCCCTTCAGTGGCAAAGAAGCTGTTCCAGTCTCCTGAAAATGATCACTACGAGTGCTATAATTCTGAATGTAATGTCTCTTAATTAGAATTCATACAAGAACCATGTGCGAgtgttgttgttgtatttttttaaatcagattgcaAGTGTGACTATAAAGAAGtgtggctgattttttttttttttttaaatagacagcAGAACTTTTCTATCCAAATGAATGGGCTCCTATTGAAAGCAGCACAAAGACCCAGGAGGCCACACATTGTTTCTGCAGTGGTGGTGCTGTTGCTCAGAACTTGCGGGAAGTCCTTAGGGAACCTCCCTGAGAGCCGCACACAGCACCTctctcattgttttttgttttgttttgttttgtttttcttatcagtgtcgtttttttgttttttgagtggcttttctgattttaaacagTCCAGCATTTGGAAGGATATTTTCTAATGTGGCTCATAAACTGCCTTTTAAGGCCTTTCCCCCAAAGAGGAGTTCCAAATAGCAGCTCCAACCGTGATAGTTTGTTGGAACTAAGGATGTAACTGCTTTGAGGGAGAAACGTTCATTAGATTTCTATAATCTGTCATGTCTGTTTTATTAAAAGATAAGACTTGCAATTTTATAGTCACactgtgtatgttttttaaaggtGCTGCCTCCCCCCACTGTGCTCATCTTTGATTTTCCTCTGTAGTGTCCTCCCAACTTTGTGCTACTGAGTTCATGGGCGCCCTGTTTTTAATCTCTAGCCACCTAGGGAAAGGCCCTTCGGTCACTGTGCTCATGGTGCTAGCTGATAGTAATGCTTTGTAGTTTGCATTGCATGGGTAGCATTGGGCTTTTTAAGAACCCATTACCAACATATTTGGAAATATGGATTGGCAAGTGGATATTTGGATTGGGTTGTGATATAACTTCTCCTGTAGCCTAGTGTTGAAAACATTTCTGGGATGTTGGACACAGCAGTAGCTGGAACAGTCAAAGTGACACTTACGTGCCAAGGCAGGTCAGCAATTTCTGAGTGTGAAATATCAAGGCCATGtgatggggaaagaaaagaatgtgtggCAGAAGCTATGTAGGGAGTGTAAGGCTAGGAGTCAGGGCCTGAATTCTGATCCTGGCCCTGCCTCAAAGTACCATGTGACCTGGTGTAACTCCTTTTAATCCAGGCTCTGGTCTTTCCTGTTCATACAACAAGGAAGTTGGTCTAGCTAATGTTCAGAATCTGCTACAACTCCTCGACTATAATAGTCTGCAGGATGGGTACTGCCAACATCATGGTTGTCCAGAGGGCATGGGTCAACAGGCAGTAATTGACGACTTGCATTGGCTCAGCTTCCTGCCTTCATAATTTTGGGATTTGGGTCCTGGGAGCTATAAGTTCAATAAGATAAACAGACACTTGTTAGTGATGCACTGCATAAAACTTGAATGGatatcagtttattctctaccCTGATCTCTTAATATAAGGAACTAGTTATTTGAAGGAAAGCTGTGAAGACTAGTCTTTGAAAGGAAGGATCCTTTTGTAAGGATTTGTGTCCTTCATTTCGTTTTTACCCAATGGACTCTTCAGATAAGACACATCTGGATAAAGTCCCAAGCTTAAATGATTTATGGGAGACAGGACTTGACTCTCCATGCCCTCTCACCCCTTCAGGATTAGGGCAGGGAACAGCAGGCCCTCAACATGGATGTCAACTGAGAGAAGTGTCGCTTTGCTTCACCTACTGATCCATCTGGAAATCTTGTTAATATGCAGCTTCTGGAGTGGGacctgagattttgcatttcttaaaaactCCCAGGTTATGCCAGTTCTGCCTGTCTGATCATCACACTTCTGTGTAGTAAGGTTTCAGAGGACTCcaagaagattttacttatttcccaCCCCCTACCCAGATTGGGTTAGGTACACTTTGTGTGCAGCTTTGTGCTGGATATTATCCTCTCTCAGAATTTATCACTTAAGCACACAAACAACCATTGCAGAAcacaacacaaacacaaaaaaaaatgctcacacataatgaaactataaaaacatgGAACTAATTCCTAACCAAACAAAGGATAATGAAACCAGCAGCCTAAAGCAACTTGCTCTACTGTTAATGATATTTATGAGTTTTTAACAGTTTTCCACTTGGGCTATGCATTAgaaatagtattttataaataattagtCTCACCTGGTTCCATTCTCAAAAGATTCTTATTCAGTTGATCTGGGTTGGGGCCTGGTCCTCtacattttttgaaaactttaatgGAGATTATAATACGTCATTGGGATTGAGAACCAATGGTGTAGAGCTCACAGATATGTCTCATTTGATCCTTAATCCTGTGAGGTCATGCAGAAGTAAGAAAATGATGCTCAGAGAAGAACCATCTGGTACCAGACCAGTAGCTAATAAATGGCAAAGCAGAAGCTCAGTTCCCAGACTCTTGATTAGAAAACAAACAgtcccacctgcctgcccctgccccatccctccaGGTTATATCAGAGATTTGTTTTATTCTGAAAGCCAGATCATGCCTATGGTGTACTTTGGTGTCTCCATTCATGGACAGGTATATGTTCATTTCACCGTTGAGTAGTTCCCTAACTGAGGTGGAAATGCAAAAGCATTTCTTGATAAATGTTGTAGGGAACAGACAAAATTTAAGACAGTTCACCATCCCCCCAGCCAGATCACAGACACAGCCCAGTAAGGGAGGGAAGACTTGTACACAGCTGTCACGTACTCCATTAGTGCATATCTTCAAGTGCATTTGTAGCTCAGAGCAAAtaaccacctcctccaggaggaaggaagccttctggaggaggtggcatctgAGCTAAGTCTTTAGAGTTGGCATTTGGACAGGTAGAGATTCAGAAAGAGGAGAACCTTTGCTGGATGCAAGGTCCTGTTGAAGATTCAAGAGGATGAGACACATGATTGGGAAGCAGTGAGAACATGGTGGATTTCCAAATTGGGCAGTAGCATGATCAAAACTGTGagccaggaggaagaagagaaggtgaAACTGAGTTTAGAGAAGATGAATCTGGGAGATGAGGTAGGAGGATCTGGCCCTGGTTAGGACGAGATGATAGAAGGATCTAGAGGAGGCTCTAGTCAGACTGGGGGAGACCAATGTCAAGAGCACTGCAGAGGGGGACGCAGTCAGGTTTGGCGGTGGATTGCTTTTGTTGGAGAGGAGGGGTGAGGTGTTAGAGCTAGATGCCTGAAAGAATAATCCTGCCAAttgaaatgaaagcagaaagaaTGCATTTCTGGCTCTGACTCAACGCAGGAGAGGTCGAGAGATGAACTAATGCTGTTGCCTGCCACTCAGCCTCAAACACGAGCACCTGCACCCATCTCTGCTTTGATTGTCCCATCTTCACTCTGGCTTTTGTCTCTTCTACTTGTCTGTCCGACACAGTAGCCCCTCTTTGGGTCTTTGTCAGCCCTCTTGTTTTGTGCTGCCTCTGCCCCCAGTACCTCCAGTGCAGCTAGCAGTGCATGTCACCATCTCTTATCATGGTTTTGTGCTAGAAAGTTCAGAAAAGATTCTTTAGCATGCCATGTTGTGTAAAGGGGCATTAGCGGAGGGGCTGGTAATCCCCATGTAGGCCTATCACAGCCCCTTTACAAAAGTCAAACATGGAAACCTGCCCTCTTAAGCATCAAAATTTTAGGGAATGTTTTATGAATTTCGCAAAGAATCTTAAAAtgcattggctttttttttttttttttttttaaagaggaaagaataaaggaagagaggTGGCATGGTGGCAGAGTGCGTTTGAGTTGTCAATAGCTTCTGCAGTGTCAGGTCAATTACATCAGCACTTGGTCTGGAGCAGGGGAAAGGAATGGCTCTGCCTTCTGGGAATGTCAGAAGGACCTGATAATTATATTTGGCAAAGCCACAAGGAGCGGTTCTGTAATGTCATTGCTAAGAATTACCCTTTTAATAGCATTTCTGGATGTCTGAGCTTTTCAAATGAAGTGACACTCTTTGCTGCCGTGGCTTTCCTCTTTCTTGGGCTGCTTCCAACTGGTCCTCCTGTTCCTCCTCGCCCTTGCTTTGATATGAGttcatattttctgtcttctgccttcccagccctgctcctccagcccctcctTCTGCACCCACAATAGCTCCCACTCTCCCCTGTTTTAGAGGTGGAGTCaggtgagagtgtgtgtgtgagggaaaTACTTGCCAAAGGGTAGCACATTCAACAACATCTGGTATCGAGGTGAAGCGTAGCCTTAGACTAGCCAAACTGTGGACAACCTGCTTCCATGCTGCATCTGCTACCTTGGTGTTGGTGGGACTCAGAAGTCATGGGAAAGATCACCAGTGATCCGTGACAGCAACATATTCTTTTCCTAATCGTGCCATATATTATGCCCTTCAACACAATTTACTCATCTTTGCCTCCGTTTCTCCATCCGTG
This portion of the Canis lupus dingo isolate Sandy chromosome 11, ASM325472v2, whole genome shotgun sequence genome encodes:
- the MSANTD3 gene encoding myb/SANT-like DNA-binding domain-containing protein 3 isoform X1, whose product is MQNNEIIKPAKYFSELEKSILLALVEKYKYVLECKKSDARTIALKQRTWQALAHEYNSQPSVSLRDFKQLKKCWENIKARTKKIMAHERREKVKRSVSPLLSTHVLGKEKITSMLPEQLYFLQSPPEEEPEYHPDNAAQESFAVSNRELCDDEKEFIHFPVCEGTSQPEPSCSAVRITANKHYRSKTSQEGALKKMHEEEHHQQMSILQLQLIQMNEVHVAKIQQIERECEMAEEEHRIKMEVLNKKKMYWERKLQTFTKEWPVSSFNRPFPNSP
- the MSANTD3 gene encoding myb/SANT-like DNA-binding domain-containing protein 3 isoform X2, yielding MQNNEIIKPAKYFSELEKSILLALVEKYKYVLECKKSDARTIALKQRTWQALAHEYNSQPSVSLRDFKQLKKCWENIKARTKKIMAHERREKVKRSVSPLLSTHVLGKEKITSMLPEQLYFLQSPPEEEPEYHPDNAAQGHIWRSVENRGALSVGKCVQSNLLTLVDKNHLLFQIENCAMMRKSSYIFQCVKGPLNLNPRVQLSESQPINTTGAKPLRKVL